Proteins from a single region of Barnesiella propionica:
- a CDS encoding helix-turn-helix domain-containing protein has translation MELSNIYIGEIIKRKMIERQVTKAELARRLFVKPQSIDYMLTRKSIDTDTLYKVSLALDYDFAQLYSIRKNQINSDKTNFAGKKAKTKVMIEMELDEEDIERLRLKDKIKQAFTNKK, from the coding sequence ATGGAATTGAGTAATATATATATAGGTGAGATTATAAAAAGAAAAATGATAGAAAGGCAGGTAACAAAAGCAGAACTTGCCAGAAGATTGTTTGTTAAACCTCAAAGTATTGATTATATGCTGACTCGCAAAAGTATAGATACCGATACTTTGTATAAAGTTTCTTTGGCTTTGGATTATGATTTTGCCCAGTTATATTCGATTCGTAAGAATCAGATAAATTCTGATAAGACAAATTTTGCTGGCAAGAAGGCTAAAACGAAGGTAATGATCGAGATGGAATTGGATGAGGAAGATATTGAACGGCTAAGATTAAAAGATAAAATAAAGCAGGCATTTACGAATAAAAAATGA
- a CDS encoding DUF3109 family protein, translating into MLQIKDTLVSLDVIERFFICNLEKCLGACCIEGDAGAPLGEDERRKIQEILPVIWDDLTPAAKAVIEKQGVAYIDEEGDLVTSIVNGKDCVFTCYEPDGVCKCAIEKAYKEGKIDFYKPISCHLYPIRCKRYADFTAVNYNRWKICKAAEVLGRQEKIRVYEFLKEPLIRKFGKSWYDELAEAADVYLEEYGK; encoded by the coding sequence ATGTTGCAAATCAAAGATACTCTTGTGAGCTTGGACGTTATCGAACGTTTTTTTATCTGTAATCTGGAAAAATGTTTGGGTGCATGCTGTATCGAAGGGGATGCCGGTGCTCCTTTGGGAGAAGATGAGCGCAGAAAGATACAGGAGATACTTCCCGTTATTTGGGATGATCTTACACCGGCAGCAAAAGCTGTCATTGAAAAACAGGGCGTAGCCTATATTGATGAAGAAGGAGATCTGGTTACCTCTATCGTCAATGGTAAAGATTGTGTTTTTACTTGTTACGAACCGGATGGAGTGTGCAAATGTGCTATCGAAAAAGCTTATAAGGAAGGTAAAATAGATTTTTATAAACCTATATCCTGCCATCTTTATCCGATCCGTTGTAAACGTTATGCAGATTTTACAGCCGTTAATTATAACCGATGGAAAATATGTAAAGCTGCGGAAGTTCTCGGAAGACAGGAAAAGATAAGAGTATACGAGTTTTTGAAAGAGCCGCTTATTCGTAAGTTTGGTAAAAGCTGGTATGATGAATTGGCCGAAGCTGCTGATGTTTATTTAGAGGAATACGGTAAATAA
- the gpmI gene encoding 2,3-bisphosphoglycerate-independent phosphoglycerate mutase, whose translation MGKKALLMILDGWGIGNHSESDVIFNTSTPYWDYLLKTYPNSQLQASGENVGLPDGQMGNSEVGHLNIGAGRVVYQDLVKINKACADNSILKNKEIVSAFSYAKEKGKNIHFMGLTSDGGVHSSLDHLFKLCDIAKEYGLENAFIHCFMDGRDTDPKSGKGFIEELEAYCAKSTGKIASIIGRYYAMDRDKRWERVKEAYDLLVNGKGTAASDMVKAMQDSYDAGVTDEFVKPIVNAGFDGTIKEGDVVIFFNYRNDRAKELTIVLTQQDMPDAGMHTIPGLQYYCMTPYDASFKGVHILFDKENVQNTLGEYLSKEKKSQLHIAETEKYAHVTFFFNGGRETPYEGEERILVASPKVATYDLKPEMSAYEVKDKLVAAINENKYDFIVVNYANGDMVGHTGVYEAIEKAVVAVDACVKDTVEAAKANGYEVIIIADHGNADNAVNADGTPNTAHSLNPVPCVYVTENKDARISDGILADVAPSVLHIMGMDQPSEMTGKNLIK comes from the coding sequence ATGGGTAAAAAAGCACTTTTAATGATTCTTGACGGATGGGGAATAGGTAACCATTCCGAATCGGATGTTATATTTAATACTTCTACTCCTTATTGGGATTACCTTTTGAAAACATATCCCAATTCCCAGCTACAGGCGAGTGGGGAGAATGTAGGATTGCCCGACGGCCAGATGGGAAACTCCGAAGTAGGTCACCTGAATATAGGTGCGGGACGTGTCGTATATCAGGACCTGGTTAAGATAAACAAGGCTTGTGCTGATAATTCGATTTTAAAAAATAAGGAGATTGTATCGGCTTTTTCCTATGCGAAAGAAAAGGGAAAGAACATACATTTTATGGGACTGACTTCGGACGGAGGGGTACACAGCTCTTTAGATCATTTGTTTAAATTATGTGATATTGCCAAGGAATATGGTCTGGAAAACGCTTTCATCCATTGTTTTATGGATGGTCGTGATACCGATCCGAAAAGTGGAAAAGGGTTTATAGAAGAATTGGAAGCCTATTGCGCCAAATCAACGGGTAAAATAGCTTCTATTATAGGCCGTTATTATGCAATGGACCGGGATAAACGCTGGGAACGTGTAAAAGAAGCTTATGACCTTCTTGTTAACGGTAAGGGTACTGCTGCTTCCGATATGGTAAAAGCTATGCAGGATTCTTATGATGCCGGGGTTACGGACGAGTTTGTGAAACCGATAGTCAATGCCGGCTTCGACGGAACTATCAAAGAAGGTGATGTAGTTATATTTTTTAATTACCGTAACGACAGGGCTAAAGAGCTGACTATTGTTCTTACGCAGCAGGATATGCCGGATGCGGGGATGCATACGATTCCCGGATTGCAATACTATTGTATGACTCCTTATGATGCATCTTTTAAAGGTGTTCATATTCTTTTCGATAAAGAGAATGTTCAAAATACATTAGGCGAATATCTTTCGAAAGAGAAAAAGTCACAGTTGCATATAGCAGAAACAGAAAAATATGCTCATGTGACCTTCTTCTTTAACGGTGGCCGTGAAACTCCTTATGAGGGAGAAGAACGTATTTTGGTTGCTTCTCCTAAAGTCGCTACGTATGATTTAAAACCGGAAATGAGTGCATACGAAGTAAAAGATAAATTAGTTGCTGCTATAAATGAGAATAAATATGACTTTATCGTAGTGAATTATGCTAATGGAGATATGGTAGGTCACACCGGAGTTTATGAAGCTATTGAGAAAGCAGTTGTTGCTGTAGATGCTTGTGTGAAAGATACGGTGGAAGCTGCGAAAGCAAACGGGTATGAAGTTATTATTATAGCTGATCATGGTAATGCGGACAATGCTGTAAATGCAGACGGTACGCCGAATACGGCTCACTCTTTGAATCCGGTTCCTTGTGTATATGTGACCGAAAATAAAGATGCCCGGATATCTGACGGCATCTTGGCAGATGTAGCCCCTTCGGTATTGCATATTATGGGAATGGATCAGCCTTCTGAAATGACAGGGAAGAATCTTATAAAATAG
- a CDS encoding EamA family transporter: MKSIKGLLFAIVSSATFGLIPLFAIPAIQAGVALNSVLFYRFFISAAVVGVILLFRKTDLRITLKEFITVFILGFFYAGTALLLTEAYFYIPSGVATTIHFLYPVVVTLIMILFFKDKASVPVIIATALAVTGVYLLSRGEGSGSVHMTGIILALITVIMYAFYIIGVNKSCVNKMDGLKMTFYVLFSCAVIFLINAVIRDGFISGIPSAKAWADIILLALIPTLVSDFTLILAVQRIGSTTTAVLGCMEPVTAVSMGVLFLHEPCGIPQFTGIAITLVAVTTVIIASNPQAFKNGIKLFPALIPVRKKLPK, encoded by the coding sequence ATGAAATCTATCAAAGGATTATTGTTTGCTATTGTCTCCTCTGCCACATTCGGTCTCATTCCTTTATTCGCTATCCCCGCCATTCAGGCAGGCGTAGCCCTCAATTCCGTTTTATTCTATCGTTTCTTTATTTCCGCCGCTGTTGTAGGCGTAATCCTCCTTTTCAGAAAAACCGACTTACGCATCACACTAAAAGAATTTATCACGGTATTTATTTTAGGATTTTTCTACGCCGGCACAGCCTTATTACTGACCGAAGCATATTTTTACATACCAAGTGGAGTAGCAACCACCATACATTTTCTGTATCCGGTCGTCGTTACCCTTATTATGATATTATTTTTTAAAGATAAGGCTTCCGTCCCGGTAATAATTGCAACAGCATTAGCCGTCACAGGGGTCTATCTGTTAAGTAGAGGAGAGGGAAGCGGTTCTGTCCATATGACAGGAATTATCCTGGCACTCATAACCGTTATCATGTATGCATTTTACATCATAGGGGTTAATAAATCATGCGTTAATAAAATGGACGGACTAAAAATGACCTTTTATGTTCTTTTTTCATGTGCTGTCATATTCCTCATCAACGCAGTCATACGGGATGGATTTATATCGGGCATACCTTCGGCAAAAGCATGGGCCGATATTATTCTGCTGGCTTTAATTCCCACTCTCGTATCCGATTTCACTTTAATACTGGCCGTACAGCGCATAGGTTCCACCACAACGGCCGTACTCGGATGCATGGAACCGGTAACCGCCGTAAGTATGGGAGTGCTCTTCTTGCACGAACCATGTGGAATTCCGCAGTTTACAGGTATTGCAATCACACTGGTCGCCGTAACGACTGTCATTATAGCCAGTAATCCGCAAGCCTTTAAAAATGGTATAAAGCTGTTTCCCGCTCTTATACCAGTCAGAAAAAAATTACCGAAGTAA
- the rplS gene encoding 50S ribosomal protein L19, translating to MDLVKIAEEAFATGKEHPSFKSGDTVTVAYRIKEGNKERIQQYRGVVIRISGHGDKKRFTVRKMSENIGVERIFPIESPFIESITVNKVGKVRRAKLYYLRALTGKKARIKEKRV from the coding sequence ATGGATTTAGTTAAGATTGCAGAAGAAGCATTCGCAACAGGTAAAGAACATCCCTCGTTTAAGAGTGGTGATACTGTTACTGTTGCATACCGTATCAAGGAGGGTAATAAAGAACGTATACAGCAGTATCGCGGTGTTGTTATCCGTATATCCGGACACGGTGATAAAAAGCGTTTTACGGTACGTAAGATGTCTGAGAATATCGGGGTGGAAAGAATTTTTCCCATCGAATCTCCTTTCATCGAAAGCATTACTGTAAATAAAGTTGGTAAAGTACGTCGTGCTAAATTGTACTATTTACGTGCGCTTACCGGTAAAAAAGCCCGTATCAAAGAAAAGAGAGTCTAA
- a CDS encoding bifunctional metallophosphatase/5'-nucleotidase, with translation MKNIYLSLLLLFCYGTSCMLAAQKYPDKIVILHTNDTHSQIEPLPPSDKKAPDMGGVVRRKALIDSVRQAEKNVLLVDAGDVLQGTPYFTIYKGEVEMMTMNRMGYDAGTLGNHEFDNGIDSLASLLKKANYDIISSNYDVSGTPLEGIIKPYIIKEIGGLKIGILALTVDPENLISKKNYDGIKFIDPIESANRTASKLKKEGADIIVALSHLGYVPEEGSGRVKDPDIAANSTDIDIIIGGHSHTVINPDDPDNPYPYKVANKNGKEVIISQTGKSGAYVGCITIPFTKE, from the coding sequence ATGAAAAATATCTATCTTTCTCTTCTTCTTTTATTTTGCTACGGAACAAGCTGTATGCTGGCCGCGCAAAAATATCCGGACAAAATAGTCATACTGCACACCAACGACACACATAGCCAGATAGAACCATTACCGCCGAGTGATAAAAAAGCACCGGATATGGGTGGCGTCGTACGGAGAAAAGCATTGATAGACAGCGTAAGGCAAGCCGAAAAAAATGTTTTGCTGGTCGATGCCGGTGATGTATTACAGGGAACGCCCTATTTCACTATTTATAAAGGAGAAGTGGAAATGATGACCATGAACCGGATGGGATATGATGCGGGAACTTTGGGAAACCATGAATTCGACAACGGTATCGACTCCCTCGCTTCATTATTGAAAAAAGCAAATTACGATATTATTTCCTCAAACTATGACGTATCAGGGACGCCGTTGGAAGGAATAATCAAACCTTATATTATAAAAGAAATAGGCGGATTAAAAATAGGTATTTTAGCACTTACAGTAGATCCGGAGAACCTGATTTCAAAAAAGAATTACGATGGCATTAAATTTATTGATCCCATTGAAAGTGCAAACCGCACTGCTTCCAAACTAAAAAAAGAAGGAGCCGACATAATAGTGGCGCTTTCCCATTTAGGCTATGTACCGGAAGAAGGTTCCGGCCGGGTCAAAGACCCTGACATAGCAGCAAACAGTACAGACATAGACATTATTATCGGAGGGCATTCGCACACAGTTATCAATCCAGACGATCCCGATAATCCGTATCCATATAAAGTCGCCAATAAAAACGGCAAGGAAGTTATTATATCACAAACAGGAAAAAGCGGAGCCTATGTCGGCTGCATTACCATACCTTTCACTAAAGAATAA
- a CDS encoding 5'-nucleotidase C-terminal domain-containing protein, producing the protein MKTFINIRLFIYIAIGSSLLSCRTEQVITGPIKYEVLSVDSRWDTRQDTALVRALAPYKQALDSTMNIVIGQSAQNMPVDKPESLMTNWTADMVKEVVEKISGQKCDFSIMNTGGIRTSLRKGNVTIGDIFSIFPFENTLSLVKMKGSDVRDLFEIISRRGGEGVSHEIRLVIKGNSTQSVSIAGKPIDDNKIYTIATIDYVADGNDDMVSFRKATERKNFPGTMRDITIEYIKKLTANKKPIKSSLEERITVDK; encoded by the coding sequence ATGAAAACCTTCATAAACATCCGATTATTCATTTACATCGCCATAGGTTCGTCCCTTTTATCTTGCCGTACCGAACAAGTTATTACAGGTCCTATAAAATACGAAGTTCTTTCCGTCGATTCACGCTGGGACACCAGACAGGACACAGCACTTGTACGGGCCTTGGCCCCTTACAAGCAGGCACTCGACAGCACGATGAATATCGTTATTGGACAATCGGCACAAAATATGCCTGTAGATAAACCCGAAAGCCTCATGACCAACTGGACAGCCGATATGGTTAAAGAAGTCGTAGAAAAAATCTCCGGACAAAAATGTGATTTTTCTATCATGAACACCGGAGGCATACGTACCTCTTTAAGAAAAGGAAATGTCACCATAGGAGATATTTTTTCAATATTCCCTTTCGAGAACACTTTAAGCCTGGTAAAAATGAAAGGCAGCGACGTACGTGACCTTTTTGAGATCATTTCCCGAAGAGGGGGAGAAGGAGTAAGCCATGAAATCAGGCTGGTAATCAAAGGAAACAGCACCCAATCAGTCTCCATAGCAGGAAAACCAATCGATGATAATAAAATATACACGATAGCCACCATCGATTATGTAGCCGACGGCAATGACGACATGGTATCATTCAGAAAAGCCACAGAGCGGAAAAATTTCCCAGGTACCATGAGAGACATTACCATAGAGTACATAAAAAAGCTGACAGCGAATAAAAAACCCATAAAATCATCACTCGAAGAACGAATTACAGTAGATAAATAA
- a CDS encoding glycoside hydrolase family 3 N-terminal domain-containing protein, which yields MKNKITLIFLITLAIGSFSLQAKAPSLFRNADKSEMNEWVDSVFTSLTPDERIGQLFVMTVKTGDWQADKNQLTKLIKKYKIGGVLFSHGLSEEQAQLTNYGQSISKVPLLITLDGEWGLSMRLKDTPRFPVNMMLGAIQDDRLIYEYGREVGRQCRRMGIHINFAPVLDVNSNPLNPVIGRRSFGEDPEMVARKAITYAKGLESAGIMAVAKHFPGHGDTSEDSHKTLPEVNLSKARLENCEILPFKRYIDAGLSGIMVGHLNIPALDNSTGLPTSLSPQICTELLQKKLGFKGIIFTDALAMKGASNQPSAALKSLIAGNDLALNPSNIASQINDIKDALKNGTISQDFIDEKCKKVLQYKFILGLSHYAPVETKNLINDLNSPEAELINRKLNAAAITLIKNQKHLIPYKDLANKSITLVTLGNPEKNEFFNTLQNYAPVSWFNISEKETKNIIEEKIRNIRRNNRVIIAVHTDKADRMLLREICNNKDNVSVVFFINPYQMASYKDVITNASAILLAYENTSLAQEYAAQVLFGGSPATGKIPVTLSGLCSRGTGELTQVIRLGYSIPEDAGLNSSLLSRVDSIIEDGISKKAFPGAQLLIARHGKIICDRAYGYFEYDKKHKIERSDIYDLASVSKAAGTLPAVMKAWETHHIALDKPLSHYIPQLKNSDKKEMTVREALYHETGMPAALNTTTMIMDPSSYQGVLIKRKRDSEYPIKITDDSYGNKNARIRSDLVARDSSTTYPVKLAHHFYGTTALHDSVMNRIYTIPLKSDKNYRYSCLNFILLQNAVENSTGQKIDSWLKDEIFSPLEAYHTTYRPGDHIALDKIAPTENDPFVRKQIMHSYVHDETACLLGGISGNAGLFSNAGDLAKLCQMWLNGGDYAGEQILSEKTVRLFLSSKSPNSRRGLGFDKPDMENPGNSPTCSEANAETVGHLGFTGTCFWIDPKEDLIYIFLCNRVNPCRTPNTLGDLNIRVKLFSEIYHSIIEPHK from the coding sequence ATGAAAAATAAAATTACTCTTATATTTTTAATCACATTAGCCATAGGATCTTTTTCATTACAAGCCAAAGCACCCTCATTATTCCGGAATGCAGATAAATCGGAAATGAATGAATGGGTGGATTCGGTATTCACCTCATTAACACCGGACGAGCGTATAGGACAACTATTCGTTATGACAGTGAAGACCGGAGACTGGCAAGCTGATAAAAACCAACTTACAAAACTCATTAAAAAATATAAAATCGGAGGCGTATTGTTCAGTCACGGTCTCTCCGAAGAACAGGCACAACTTACAAATTACGGACAATCTATATCTAAAGTTCCTTTATTGATTACCCTGGACGGAGAATGGGGACTTTCCATGAGACTGAAAGATACACCGCGTTTCCCTGTAAATATGATGCTGGGAGCTATCCAGGACGACAGACTTATTTATGAATATGGGCGGGAAGTAGGACGGCAATGCCGCCGGATGGGTATCCATATCAATTTTGCTCCCGTGCTGGACGTCAACAGTAATCCTCTTAATCCCGTTATCGGCCGTCGCTCTTTCGGAGAAGACCCCGAAATGGTAGCCCGTAAAGCTATTACCTACGCTAAAGGATTGGAATCGGCCGGAATAATGGCTGTTGCAAAACATTTTCCGGGTCATGGGGATACATCCGAAGATTCCCATAAAACACTCCCGGAAGTTAATCTGAGTAAAGCTCGCCTCGAAAATTGTGAAATATTACCCTTTAAACGATATATAGATGCAGGCTTATCCGGTATTATGGTAGGCCACCTCAATATACCCGCATTGGACAACAGCACAGGATTACCCACTTCGCTATCACCCCAAATATGTACCGAACTACTTCAGAAAAAACTGGGATTCAAAGGCATCATTTTTACCGATGCATTAGCGATGAAAGGCGCCTCCAACCAACCTTCTGCTGCCTTAAAATCCCTTATAGCCGGAAATGACCTGGCATTGAATCCATCCAATATAGCATCCCAGATCAACGATATCAAAGACGCTCTGAAAAACGGCACTATCTCCCAGGACTTTATTGATGAAAAATGCAAAAAGGTACTGCAATATAAATTTATATTGGGCCTAAGCCATTACGCACCCGTCGAAACGAAAAATCTGATAAATGATCTCAATTCTCCCGAGGCAGAACTGATAAATCGTAAATTAAATGCAGCAGCCATCACGCTCATAAAAAACCAGAAACACCTCATACCCTATAAAGACCTGGCAAATAAGAGTATTACATTAGTAACTTTGGGAAACCCTGAAAAAAACGAATTCTTCAATACCCTTCAAAACTATGCACCTGTGTCCTGGTTTAATATATCGGAAAAAGAAACAAAAAATATCATTGAAGAAAAAATCAGGAATATACGCCGGAACAACCGCGTAATCATCGCGGTGCATACCGACAAAGCAGATAGAATGTTACTTCGTGAAATATGTAATAATAAAGACAATGTCTCGGTCGTATTCTTTATTAACCCGTATCAAATGGCATCTTACAAGGATGTTATTACCAACGCCAGTGCTATCCTTCTGGCATATGAGAATACTTCTCTGGCCCAGGAATATGCCGCTCAGGTATTATTCGGAGGAAGTCCAGCCACCGGTAAAATACCCGTTACATTATCCGGACTGTGCTCACGGGGGACTGGAGAATTAACACAAGTCATTCGCTTAGGTTATTCTATTCCCGAAGACGCAGGTTTAAACAGTTCCTTATTAAGCCGCGTCGATTCTATCATTGAAGACGGAATTTCAAAAAAAGCATTTCCGGGAGCCCAGCTGTTAATCGCCCGGCATGGTAAGATTATTTGCGACCGGGCATATGGCTATTTCGAGTATGACAAAAAACACAAAATAGAACGTTCCGATATATATGACCTGGCATCCGTATCCAAAGCAGCAGGTACATTACCAGCCGTAATGAAAGCCTGGGAAACACATCATATCGCTTTGGATAAACCGCTCAGTCATTACATACCGCAATTAAAAAATTCTGACAAAAAAGAGATGACAGTGCGGGAAGCGTTATACCATGAAACAGGAATGCCGGCAGCTCTCAACACGACAACGATGATAATGGATCCGTCATCTTACCAGGGAGTACTCATAAAAAGAAAAAGAGATTCGGAATATCCCATAAAAATTACCGATGATAGTTATGGAAATAAAAATGCACGTATACGCTCCGATCTGGTCGCACGTGACTCATCCACAACCTATCCTGTAAAACTGGCACACCATTTCTATGGGACTACAGCGTTACACGATTCTGTTATGAACCGGATATATACAATACCTTTGAAATCCGACAAAAATTACCGTTACAGCTGTTTGAATTTTATTCTTTTACAAAATGCCGTCGAAAACTCTACCGGACAAAAAATAGACTCATGGCTTAAAGATGAAATATTCTCGCCTTTGGAGGCATATCATACGACTTACCGCCCGGGAGATCACATCGCCCTTGACAAAATCGCACCGACCGAAAACGATCCGTTTGTCCGGAAACAAATAATGCATAGCTATGTTCATGACGAAACCGCTTGTTTATTAGGAGGGATATCTGGTAATGCCGGATTGTTCTCTAATGCAGGCGATCTGGCAAAACTTTGCCAGATGTGGCTGAACGGAGGAGATTATGCCGGAGAACAAATCCTCTCGGAAAAAACAGTTCGCCTTTTTCTTTCATCGAAAAGCCCTAACAGCCGGAGAGGCCTCGGCTTTGACAAACCCGATATGGAAAATCCCGGCAATAGCCCAACATGCAGCGAAGCAAATGCAGAAACCGTAGGGCATCTGGGATTTACAGGAACTTGTTTTTGGATAGACCCCAAAGAAGACCTTATATATATTTTCCTTTGTAACCGGGTTAATCCTTGCAGAACGCCTAATACTCTGGGAGATCTCAATATCCGGGTAAAACTGTTTTCCGAAATTTACCATTCTATTATAGAGCCACATAAATAA
- a CDS encoding CDGSH iron-sulfur domain-containing protein, with the protein MIKSIVPIKPEVEVRVIECGPLRLGGHVRIVFPDGSMIIKQRAFICRCGKSKNQPFCDGSHSE; encoded by the coding sequence ATGATTAAGTCAATTGTCCCGATAAAACCCGAAGTAGAGGTGAGAGTTATTGAATGCGGGCCCCTGCGATTGGGAGGCCATGTGCGGATCGTATTTCCTGACGGCTCTATGATTATCAAACAAAGAGCTTTTATTTGCCGTTGTGGGAAATCAAAGAACCAGCCTTTTTGTGACGGATCACATTCTGAATAG
- a CDS encoding winged helix-turn-helix domain-containing protein, producing MNTEVIGTWAGLVWTALNESGKMNVKALKKATKLKEKELYAGMGWLAREGKLSIAEIEGDVELELIG from the coding sequence ATGAACACAGAAGTAATCGGAACCTGGGCTGGTCTTGTATGGACTGCTTTAAATGAGTCTGGTAAAATGAATGTGAAGGCTTTGAAGAAGGCCACTAAATTGAAAGAAAAAGAGTTGTATGCCGGAATGGGCTGGTTGGCTCGTGAAGGTAAACTTTCGATTGCCGAAATAGAAGGTGATGTAGAACTTGAGCTTATCGGATAA
- a CDS encoding cob(I)yrinic acid a,c-diamide adenosyltransferase translates to MGYIQLYTGNGKGKTTAAFGLAIRASFAGKKIFIGQFVKSMSYHETHIAEICKDIKIEQFGYGCCINRSPGIKDKENALKGWGKCKDILASGTYDIIILDELTIAIYLGLLNEKDVITTLLGRNLHTEVIITGRYATRELINIADLVTDMQEIKHYYTKGVEARDGIER, encoded by the coding sequence ATGGGATATATACAATTATATACAGGAAATGGAAAAGGAAAAACCACAGCCGCTTTCGGCTTGGCCATACGCGCCTCATTCGCCGGTAAAAAGATTTTTATAGGACAATTCGTAAAAAGCATGTCATATCATGAAACTCATATAGCAGAAATATGCAAAGACATTAAAATAGAACAATTCGGATATGGCTGTTGCATCAACCGCTCTCCCGGTATAAAAGATAAAGAAAACGCTCTTAAAGGTTGGGGAAAATGCAAAGATATACTTGCCAGTGGCACTTACGATATCATTATTCTGGACGAACTAACTATTGCTATATACTTAGGATTACTGAATGAAAAAGATGTTATTACCACCCTACTCGGCCGTAACCTACACACCGAGGTGATTATTACCGGAAGATATGCGACACGCGAATTAATAAATATTGCAGATTTAGTAACCGATATGCAGGAAATAAAACATTATTACACTAAAGGCGTAGAAGCCAGGGACGGAATAGAACGCTGA
- a CDS encoding ribonuclease Z, with protein MCKFEINILGCGSALPTLQHYPSSQVLNIRDNLFMIDCGEGVQMQLRRFRLKFNRIGHIFISHLHGDHCFGLVGLVSTLGLVGHSGELTVHAHSDAEKIFSPMLDYFCRDSPVKVRFEPVGNRQNEVIYEDKSIIVRSLPLKHRVPCTGFLFEEKPKDRHLIGDMVRFYEIPVRELPLIKAGADFITKEGIVIPNSRLTTAPDSSVRYAYCSDTAYQEKLIPLIEGADLLYHEATFGDDARIRAKETMHSTARQAAMIAQKSGVGQLVIGHFSARYTDEDILLQEAREVFPNTILAKEGLNIRLDGK; from the coding sequence ATGTGTAAATTCGAAATAAATATATTGGGCTGCGGTTCGGCACTTCCTACTTTACAACATTATCCTAGTTCTCAGGTATTGAATATCCGGGATAATCTTTTTATGATCGATTGTGGAGAAGGCGTACAAATGCAATTGCGACGTTTTAGATTGAAGTTTAACCGCATAGGGCATATTTTTATCAGCCATCTGCATGGAGATCATTGCTTCGGGTTAGTTGGGCTTGTTTCTACTCTTGGTCTGGTCGGTCACTCAGGGGAACTGACGGTTCATGCTCATTCCGATGCTGAAAAGATTTTTTCACCTATGCTCGACTATTTTTGCAGGGATTCACCTGTAAAAGTAAGATTTGAACCTGTAGGTAACCGGCAAAATGAGGTTATATATGAGGATAAGTCTATTATCGTGCGCAGCTTACCTTTGAAGCACAGGGTTCCCTGTACCGGTTTCCTGTTTGAAGAAAAACCGAAAGACAGGCATTTGATTGGTGATATGGTTCGTTTTTATGAGATACCCGTCAGGGAATTGCCTTTAATAAAAGCAGGAGCCGATTTTATTACAAAAGAGGGTATTGTTATACCTAATAGTCGTTTGACTACGGCTCCGGATTCATCGGTACGGTATGCTTATTGTTCCGATACGGCTTATCAGGAAAAATTAATTCCCTTGATTGAAGGTGCAGATTTATTATATCATGAAGCGACCTTTGGCGATGATGCCCGTATCCGGGCAAAAGAAACAATGCATTCGACGGCCCGTCAAGCGGCAATGATCGCACAAAAATCGGGAGTAGGCCAATTGGTCATAGGTCATTTTTCTGCCAGATATACCGATGAAGATATACTTTTACAAGAGGCAAGGGAAGTGTTTCCCAATACAATTCTGGCGAAAGAAGGATTGAATATAAGATTGGACGGCAAATGA